A genomic region of Limnohabitans curvus contains the following coding sequences:
- the argS gene encoding arginine--tRNA ligase: MLQVKQELLAALSQALDGLLPGSGNKAAFESPKVAAHGDFAVTAAMQLAKPLKLNPRQLGEQLRDALLAAPVYQQWVQDIEIAGPGFINIRLKPAAKQQIVREVLAAKEQFGFQTDNGQRVLVEFVSANPTGPLHVGHGRQAALGDAICNLFATQGFNVYREFYYNDAGVQINTLAKSTHFRAQGIKPGDASWPVDPENPESKAFYNGDYIQDIATDFLAGKTVKSDDREFTASGDVNDVDGMREFAVAYLRHEQDLDLKAFDVKFDNYYLESSLYTSGKVADAVSRLQAAGKTYEQDGALWLKSTDYGDDKDRVMKKTDGTYTYFVPDVAYHITKWERGFTKVVNIQGTDHHGTIARVRAGLQAANVGIPEGYPDYVLHTMVRVMRGGEEVKISKRAGSYVTLRDLIEWTSKDAVRFFLLSRKPDTEYTFDVDLAVQKNNDNPVYYVQYAHARICSVLRAWADKDGGHVASLQDVDLSALESPQAQALMLQLAKYPAMLSAASADFAPHDVTFYLRDLAASYHSYYDAERILVDDEAVKKARLALVAATAQVLHNGLAVLGVSAPASM; encoded by the coding sequence ATGCTCCAAGTTAAACAAGAATTGCTGGCCGCTCTGAGCCAAGCCCTCGACGGTTTGTTGCCCGGTTCCGGCAACAAGGCTGCTTTTGAATCGCCCAAGGTCGCCGCGCATGGCGACTTTGCTGTGACAGCTGCCATGCAGTTGGCCAAGCCCCTCAAGCTCAACCCCCGTCAGCTCGGCGAACAGTTGCGCGACGCGTTGCTGGCTGCGCCCGTGTACCAACAGTGGGTGCAAGACATCGAGATTGCAGGCCCCGGCTTCATCAACATCCGTTTGAAGCCTGCCGCCAAGCAACAAATCGTGCGCGAGGTGTTGGCTGCCAAAGAGCAATTCGGTTTCCAAACGGACAACGGCCAGCGCGTGCTGGTCGAGTTTGTGTCTGCCAACCCCACCGGCCCGCTGCACGTGGGCCATGGCCGTCAAGCGGCCTTGGGCGATGCGATTTGTAATTTGTTTGCGACGCAAGGCTTCAACGTCTACCGCGAGTTTTATTACAACGACGCAGGCGTGCAAATCAACACATTGGCCAAGAGCACGCATTTCCGTGCCCAAGGCATCAAGCCCGGCGACGCCAGCTGGCCTGTAGACCCCGAGAACCCAGAGAGCAAAGCGTTTTACAACGGCGACTACATCCAAGACATTGCCACCGATTTCTTGGCTGGCAAAACCGTCAAGTCCGACGACCGCGAATTCACCGCCAGCGGCGATGTGAACGACGTGGACGGCATGCGCGAATTCGCCGTGGCCTACCTGCGCCACGAGCAAGACCTCGACTTGAAGGCCTTTGACGTCAAGTTTGACAATTACTACTTGGAAAGCAGCCTCTACACCAGCGGCAAGGTAGCCGATGCGGTGAGCCGCTTGCAAGCTGCTGGTAAAACTTACGAGCAAGACGGCGCCTTGTGGCTCAAGTCCACCGACTACGGCGACGACAAAGACCGTGTGATGAAAAAGACAGACGGCACGTACACCTACTTTGTGCCGGACGTGGCGTACCACATCACCAAGTGGGAGCGTGGCTTCACCAAGGTGGTCAACATCCAAGGCACCGACCACCACGGCACCATTGCCCGCGTGCGCGCTGGTTTGCAAGCCGCCAATGTGGGCATTCCTGAGGGCTACCCCGACTACGTGTTGCACACCATGGTGCGCGTGATGCGCGGCGGCGAAGAAGTGAAGATTTCTAAGCGTGCGGGCAGCTACGTGACCCTGCGCGACCTGATCGAGTGGACCAGCAAAGACGCGGTGCGTTTCTTCTTGCTGAGCCGCAAGCCCGACACCGAGTACACCTTCGACGTGGACTTGGCCGTGCAAAAGAACAACGACAACCCCGTGTACTACGTGCAATACGCACACGCCCGCATTTGCTCGGTGCTGCGCGCCTGGGCCGACAAAGACGGTGGCCATGTGGCCTCGCTCCAAGACGTGGACTTGTCTGCGCTGGAAAGCCCGCAAGCCCAAGCCCTCATGCTGCAACTGGCCAAGTACCCCGCCATGCTCTCGGCCGCATCGGCCGACTTTGCGCCGCATGACGTGACCTTCTACTTGCGCGACCTCGCCGCCAGCTACCACAGCTACTACGATGCCGAGCGCATTTTGGTGGACGACGAAGCGGTCAAAAAAGCACGCTTGGCGTTGGTGGCTGCCACCGCGCAGGTGCTGCACAATGGCTTGGCGGTGTTGGGCGTGTCTGCGCCTGCCAGCATGTAA
- a CDS encoding glycosyltransferase family 2 protein: MIYPYMRDAHTLPQPDRFQYTPTLSCVMPAYNEGQNLGTVVPQVLQALQALGSQVEIVLINDGSRDDTAQVMQALCEAHREVVGINLSRNFGKEAALTAGIDAARGEVVVLMDADGQHPVSLVADMVKRWREGSDVVYAIRRTRDDQSALHAGLTGMFYKLINMGNRVKIPAHAGDFRLMDRRVVEALKQLPERNRFMKGLYAWVGFASTAIDYEPLPRAAGESSFGLRGSFALALTGVLAFSIAPLRALTITGLMLAMLALGYGAWVVAEYFVWGIDVPGYATLVVGMMFFSGIQLLSIGILAEYVGRIYEEVKQRPMYLVSQRWGAGLSLAPVKATAPAVIDNDPPHPV, from the coding sequence ATGATCTACCCCTATATGCGCGACGCCCACACACTCCCCCAACCCGACCGTTTCCAATACACCCCCACCCTGTCGTGCGTCATGCCCGCTTACAACGAGGGACAAAACTTGGGCACCGTGGTGCCGCAGGTGCTGCAAGCCTTGCAGGCGCTGGGTTCGCAAGTGGAAATCGTGCTCATCAACGACGGCAGCCGTGACGACACGGCGCAGGTCATGCAAGCCTTGTGCGAAGCGCACCGCGAAGTGGTGGGCATCAACCTGTCGCGCAACTTTGGCAAAGAAGCCGCACTGACGGCGGGCATTGACGCCGCACGCGGCGAGGTGGTCGTGCTGATGGACGCCGACGGCCAACACCCTGTGTCGCTGGTTGCCGATATGGTGAAGCGCTGGCGTGAGGGCTCGGACGTGGTGTATGCGATTCGCCGCACACGTGACGACCAATCGGCCTTGCACGCGGGGCTGACAGGTATGTTTTACAAGCTCATCAACATGGGCAACCGCGTGAAGATTCCCGCGCACGCGGGCGACTTCCGCCTGATGGACCGCCGTGTGGTGGAGGCCCTGAAGCAGCTGCCCGAGCGCAACCGTTTCATGAAGGGGTTATACGCCTGGGTCGGCTTTGCAAGCACCGCAATTGACTACGAGCCGCTGCCACGCGCGGCGGGCGAAAGCAGCTTTGGTTTGCGCGGGTCATTTGCGTTGGCACTGACTGGCGTATTGGCGTTCTCCATCGCACCGTTGCGCGCCCTGACCATCACCGGCTTGATGCTGGCGATGTTGGCTTTGGGCTACGGCGCATGGGTGGTAGCCGAATATTTTGTGTGGGGCATTGATGTCCCGGGCTACGCCACACTGGTGGTGGGCATGATGTTTTTCAGTGGCATTCAGCTGCTGTCGATTGGCATCCTGGCTGAATACGTGGGTCGCATTTACGAAGAGGTGAAACAACGCCCCATGTATTTGGTGAGCCAACGTTGGGGCGCGGGCTTGTCTTTGGCGCCGGTCAAAGCGACAGCGCCTGCGGTGATCGACAACGACCCACCGCACCCCGTCTAA
- a CDS encoding GtrA family protein → MRTGFWFLVVGATAAAVHMAVFMLATPYMWPEVANAAGFCIAFVVSFAGHRFLSFSDAATSLWQSFRRFAATALAGFAANEVMFVALLRGLNLPDWLALFFALVFASAQTFLLSRFWAFRRAR, encoded by the coding sequence ATGCGTACCGGTTTTTGGTTTTTAGTGGTGGGCGCAACAGCCGCGGCGGTCCACATGGCTGTGTTCATGCTGGCCACGCCCTACATGTGGCCCGAGGTCGCGAATGCGGCGGGCTTTTGCATTGCGTTTGTGGTGAGCTTTGCAGGGCACCGTTTTTTGAGCTTCAGCGATGCCGCGACCAGCCTGTGGCAAAGCTTTCGCCGCTTTGCAGCTACAGCGCTGGCAGGTTTTGCCGCCAACGAAGTGATGTTTGTGGCGCTGCTGCGAGGCTTAAATTTGCCCGATTGGTTGGCGTTATTTTTTGCGCTGGTCTTCGCATCCGCGCAGACTTTTTTGCTCAGCCGCTTCTGGGCTTTTCGCCGCGCTCGGTGA